From Sporolactobacillus pectinivorans:
ATCATGATCTGCAGACGGTGGACACCGTCATTAAAACAGGGAATATTAGGCTGGACGCCATTCTGAACAGCAAGCTCTCATTGATGGCTGTCTATCGGATCAAGGTCAATGCCAAAGCGCAAGTCCCCGCCTCACTCTCCGTCAATGAATACGACCTGTGCAGCATCATCGGCAACTTGCTCGATAACGCAATGGAGGGCTGTGAAAAAGTAACACAGATTGAAGATCGCTTTATCCGGATCTATATTGGTGTATTCAAGGGACAACTTTACATATCTGTCACAAATTCAGCCGGCGAGATGAAAAAAATCCGAGCCGGAAACTATCTGACCACAAAAGGCAACGGGCATGGATTCGGATTGAAGCGAATCGACACCCTAGTTAAAAAATATCACGGGTACCTCAACCGCCAGAATGAACCCGGTGTCTTTGCAACCGAGGTGATGCTTCCGCTGTAACAACTTGTAGCAGGGGAATATTTGTACTTCTGCTGTAACCAATCTGATGGGAGCAAGCTGATCTGGCCCCGCTTTGACTGAAACACAGAAGGTGAATAAAACCCCTTTTTAATAAAAATAACCGTTCGTGCGCGATTCCATACCATTCGTGCACGTTTTCTTATATCCGGCAGGCCGCATGCTACAGTAAGACCATAAGGAGCTGATTCTTTTGAAGGCACAAAAAACGAATGCCAAGCCCGCATATTCCACATTTCAAAATGTCGGCTATGTTCTTAAAAATTTATGGCACTGGAACAAGAAATTGTTTCTTGCTTGCGTTACGCGTGTTCCCGTTCTCGTCTTCCTGCCTTTTCTAGGCATTCTGATGCCAAAACTCGTCATTGACTGCCTGACCGAAAAAGTGAGCCCCTGGCAATTTGCAGCAGTGATTGGACTGGCGACGCTGGGTATTATCACCTGCAATGTGATCAGCCAGTCTCTGGACGGGTGGATTAGATGGAATGTAACGTCCATCCGAACCAATTATATTGTGCTGATGTATCGCAAAATCATGGACACAGACTATGAAAACCTGGAAAGTCCGGAAGGGCAGAATAAGCTGGAAAAAGCCCACCAGGCGACGAATTCCAACAGTAAGGGAACTGAAGCGATCGTTCATGCACTGATCCTGCTGGCCGCCAATCTTTTCGGTATCGTGCTTTACGGGGGCGTACTCGCTGCATTAAATCCGCTGATTATCGCTTTTCTGCTAGGCACCGCAGCGGTCGGTTTTTTATTCTCGCGGCACGCTCAAAACTATGAGCACTGGCACAAAGACGACTGGACACCAATTGAAAAAAAGCTGGATTATCTGATTGACAAGTGCGACGATTTTTCATCCGGCAAAGACCTGCGTCTTTACCGGATGACCCGCTGGTTCGGACAACGGTTCGGCTCACTGATGGCCGAACGCACCCTCTGGCTCCAGCGCATCGCCCTTCGCCATTATCTGGCCGACGGTGCAGTCGGAATCATGGCACTTTGCCGGGATAGTCTGGCCTATGCTTACTTGCTATATCTTGTTCTGAACGGCCGGATGACAGTCGCAAATTTTACCCTCTATTTCGGAACAATTGCCGGATTTTCGACCTGGCTCACCGGTCTGACGGACCAGCTCTCGAAGGTCCAGCACATGAGCCTGGAAATCTGCGACGTCCGCGGTTATCTGGACATCAAAGATCATTTCAATCGCGGCAAGGGAACCCCTCTTCCTGAAAAAGAAAAATGGCCCTGTTCAATAACGTTTGATCATGTCACATTTTCCTATCCCGGGGGAGATAGAAAAATTCTCGACGATGTCAGCCTGCATATCCGTGCGGGCGAGAAGATTGCTCTTGTCGGCCTGAACGGTGCCGGAAAAACGACGTGTATCAAATTGTTGTGCGGTTTCTATCATCCGACATCCGGACGGATTCTTATCGATGGCAAAGATATGGCCACTTTCAACAGAGATAACTATTACAAGCTGTTCACTGCAGTTTTTCAGGATATCCATATACTTCCGGTTTCCATTGCACGCAACATTGCACCCCGGCTGAACCAGCCGATTGATTTTGATAAAATCAATCGTTGTCTGCAGCTTGCCGGATTAAAAGAAAAAATAGACAGTCTGCCAGGCGGGCTGAATGCAATGATGGTCAAGGAAGTGAATGAAGGCGCTGTGCAGTTCTCCGGCGGGGAGCTTCAGAAATTACTGCTCGCGCGTGCATTGTACAAAGAGTCTCCCGTTCTGATACTTGACGAACCAACCGCCGCGCTCGACCCGATTGCCGAGAACGAGCTCTACCAGCGCTATGGAACACTTGCATCGGGGAGAACATCACTGTTTATTTCTCACAGGCTGTCGAGCACCCGATTCTGTGACCGGATTATTTTCCTGTCGGACGGCAAGATCGCCGAATCCGGAACACATGACGAACTGATGAAACAGAGCGGAAAATATGCGCGATTATTCGCGATCCAGAGCCATTACTATCAGGATCATGTCGCAGAAAAAGCAGCCGGAGGTGAAGCTTATGAATCAATCAGTACATGCATCTGTAGTAAAAAATAAACTTCACATTCTTTGGCACAGTCTGGGACTGATCCAGCGGAAGATCCCTTCCCTGCTTCCGGCGACCGTCGCCGGAGCTCTGCTGAAATCATTCAGCCCTTTTATCACAATCTTTTTAACGGCACGAATAATTGATGAACTTTTTGGCGCACGATCGATTACCCGGCTTGCCTGGTATGTCGGCGTTGCAGTTTCTCTGAATCTGATTATTTTCCTCACGCAAAAAGCGATGGAACGGATTAAAGACATGGGCACGTACCAGCTATACTATCATGGTTTTAACGAGCTCGATCAATTGATTCTGAGCACCGATTATGAGAATGTGGAGAAACCCGATTTCCATCTGAAGAAACAGAAAATCGATGAAGCCTGCAACATGAGCATGAGAGGAATCTGGCAGCTTCCGGAGCTGACAGATCTGTTCATTTCCAATCTCTGTGCCGTTATTTTTTCAATCGTGCTCGCCTTTCCTCTCTTTATTGTTTCTTCAGCCAGATCCCACTCCTTTTTCGATTCACCTTGGCTGTCTCTGCTGTTTTTGGGGCTAATTATACTTTCATCCGCTTATTCGGTTATGTCGAATTCCCGGTTCAGCAAAGTAGTTTTCAAAAAAATGGACGGCATGATGCCGATCAATCGTGCTTTTTCGTTTTACTGCAAGTTAATGGAAGATCACCATTCGGGAAAGGATGTCCGGATTTATCAGCAGCAAAAACTGATCGACCAGGCCTATTATCATTTTAATCAAAAATTTCTCCGGCTTTTCTGCATCGATGCTTCAAAAATGCAGAGCCGTTTCTTTGGCATCAGTGCCGCCATCTCCTCGCTGATCAGCGGATTCGTTTATCTGTTCGTCGGCATAAAGGCGCTGGTCGGCCTGATCAGCATCGGCTCGGTCGTTCAGTACGTCGGGGCGATCAGCCAATTCACTGCCGGTTTTTCACAGTTAATCACATCGGCGGCTGACAGCTGGCAGAATCTCGATTACATCAAACTTTATTTTGATTTTCTTGATACACCGAATCCAAAATACAACGGCACACTGCCTGTCGAAAAACGGACGGACAACGATTATGAAATAGAATTTCGGAATGTGTCCTTCACGTATCCAGGCGCCAAGACGTATGCCCTGAAAAATCTTTCACTAAAAATAAAGATCGGGCAGCATCTCGCGGTCGTCGGCAGGAACGGATCAGGAAAAACGACAGCCATCAAACTGCTCTGCCGCCTCTATGATCCCCAGGAAGGCGAAATTCTGCTCAATGGGATCAATATACAGAAATATGATTATCAGGAATACCTAAGTCTTTTCTCCGTTGTTTTTCAGGACTTTCGGCTGTTCGCCTTCTCTGCCGGCCAGAATGTCGCAGCAGATGTGAATTACGACCGGAAACGCGCGATGGATTGCCTGGATGAGGCCGGTGTCGGTGAACGTATCCGAAAGATGGCTAAAGGTCTGGACACGCCTCTTTATAAGATCGATGACGGCGGCGTTGAAATCTCCGGCGGTGAAGCTCAGAAAATTGCGATTGCCCGTGCGCTTTATAAAAATGCCCCTTTTGTTGTTCTTGACGAACCGACTGCCGCGCTGGATCCTGTGGCAGAATACGATATCTATTCCAAATTCCAGAAAATTGTCGGTAATAAAACGGCCATCTATATTTCGCATCGGCTGTCTTCCTGCCGTTTCTGCGACACTATTCTCGTGTTCAACAAGGGTGAAATGATTCAGCATGGCAGTCATAACGAATTGATTCATGATGAAAAAGGCCAGTACTACGCGCTGTGGCAGGCGCAGGCACAGTATTATAAAGATGATAAACGAGCTTTTTCCAGTTGATTGTTTTCGCCCATAAAAATTTATGATATTGTTTTCATAGTATAGGATTTTAAAGATGGGGATGAGTTATTTTATGAGTGACAGCCTTTTTTACGGCAGTCTAGTGCGGCTTGCCGCCCGAAGAACTGACGATATTGATGTCATGGTCCGGTGGTATGAAGATGCGGAATATCTTCGCAACGTGGATACAGATATCGCTCTTCCCAAATCGAAAAACCAGCTGGAAGCGGAAGAAAACAATGAATCCACTTCTATTGAATTCAGACTGCGGACGATTGACAAGGATGACCTGATCGGCTTCGTGGCCCTTCACAGTATAGAATGGAATAATCATTCAGGGCTTTTGGCAATCGGCATCGGAGAATCCCAAAACCGCAATAAAGGCTATGGAACAGATGCCTTGAAAATCATTCTTCGCTATGCTTTTCATGAACTGAATTTAAATCGTGTTGGTCTGGATGTCATTGAATATAATACACGTGCTATCCGGGCTTATGAGAAAGCCGGATTTCGGCACGAGGGGAAAATGCGCGCCGCCGTGAACCGCGATGGAAAGTTCTATGATCGTCTGATCATGGGTATTTTACGTTCAGAATGGGAAGCGTTGAACCAGGACTGACAATATAGCTATTTTTCTTAGCTCTGAAGCACAACTAATTGGCAAAGAAGGAGCGCGCTCTGCCGTTGCCCTCAGCCATAAAAATATGTTGCCTCACAATAAGAAATCGGTCGCTGCACAGAAAAATCATTTATCACTGTTATTTTCCTTACACGATTAGCTTCGGGGGACATGACTCGCTTGATCTTCAAGTCTATGATGTCCGTGTTTTAAAAAAACGTGAATGAGAGCCCGCTTAAGCTAAGCAGGCTCTCATTTATGATCCATTTATTTCTATTATTTTGCAGCTTTAGCTTTTTCAGCGAGCGTTGCAAATGCTTTTTCGTCATGAACAGCCAAGTCGGCCAGCATCTTACGGTTAACTTCAATGCCGGCTGTTTTCAGTCCGTAAATCAATTTGCTGTAAGACAGGCCGTTGATACGCGCCGCAGCGTTGATACGCGCAATCCACAGTTTGCGGAAATTACGCTTTGTCTGACGACGATCACGATAAGCGTAAGTAAGGGATTTGAAGACCTGTTGCTGAGCTACTTTGAATAATTTATGTTTTGCGCCGAAATAACCCTTCGCAAGTTTGAGCACTCTTTTGCGTCTGCGCCGAGTCACATATCCACCTTTAACTCTTGCCATTGTAAAAACCTCCTAAAATAGGTCGTCCGAAACATCCGGGAAAAAAGCTGTTCTCCCTTTCGGACGAACATAAAAAAATATAACAAATCTTGTTGTGTTCTTTTGATTAAGCGTTGATCATTTTTTTGACTTTTTTCGCTAAAGTAGATGTTGCGATGGCACTCTTGCGAAGATTGCGCTTTTGTTTCTGAGACTTGTGAATCATCATATGGCTTGTATATGAGTGGTTCCGTTTCATTTTTCCGGTACCTGTTTTCTTGAAGCGTTTTGCGGCACCTTTGTGCGTTTTCATTTTTGGCATGAAAATTCCTCCCGACGGAGCTGGCTAAAAGCAGCCGATGAAACCTTTGCCTCCTGCTCCAATAATTGCTGTTTTACTTCTCGGCTTTCGGGGCCAGCACAAGGAACATGCTACGGCCTTCCATTTTTGGCCTGGCCTCAACGACACTGACTTCGGCACATTCTTCAGCGAGTTTTTCAAGAACCTGGCGTCCAAGATCAGAGTGCGTGATTGCACGTCCCCTGAACCGAACCGATACCTTGACTTTGTCGCCCTTTTCAAGAAACTTTTTCGCATTGCGCATTTTGGTATTAAAGTCATGATCCTCAATGCTTGGGCTTAAACGAATTTCTTTGATGCTGATTACTTTTTGATTTTTACGGGCTTCCCGATCCTTTTTCTGCTGTTCGAAACGGAACTTGCCATAGTCCATAATGCGGCATACCGGCGGTTTCGCACCGGGAGCCACCATGACTAAATCAAGATTGGCATTCTGAGCCATCACCAAAGCTTCCGCCTTGGTCTTAATGCCAATCTGTTCCCCATTCTGACCAATCAGACGAACTTGCTGAGAACGGATCCCCTCGTTGACAATCATGTCTTTGCTAATATTGAGCCACCTCCAGATTAATTTGAGCAAAGCCTTTGGCTGTAAGAACATAACAAAAGATGCAGGCACACAAACGCCCGCATCATTAATTCAGTCAAATATTCAAACCTGACAACAACATTTCTGCATCGTTCAGGTGAGAAGCCGGGCGCCTCTGCTTTTACTCATTATTCATTAACCTATTCACTATAGCATGTCAATGCTCATATGGCAAGGCTGTGATCAGCACTTTCTCATTGTAGAGAAAAAAGTTGCATTTGTAAAGAAGAGATGCGAAATTTTTTTCACACCATTCTCAAAGATTCATTATTTGAGCGTGTCAGCCAATATCTGTTTCCCGATTATTTGACAACAGGTTTTTTCGTTATCCGATTTTTAATTTCTTCGAGTATCTGAGTTTTGAATGCTTCGTATGGAACTGTATTTGTTTCTTTTTCTCCGTATTTACGGACATTGAGCGTGTTGTCTTCGATCTCATGATCGCCAATGACCAGCGTATACGGAATCTTATGTGTCTGAGCATCCCGGATCTTATAATTAAGTTTCTCCGCACGACGATCAGCGTGCACGCGGATACCGGCCATTTTCAGATCATGTTCGAGTTTAGAGACATAGTCCAAGTGCACGTCCGCAACCGGAATCAATTCAACCTGAACAGGCGCCAGCCAGGTTGGGAACGCTCCTGCAAAATGCTCGATCAGTATTGCGAAGAATCGGTCAAGCGAGCCGTATATCGCACGGTGAATAACAACCGGGCGTACCTTTGCGTTATTCTCATCAATGTAGGTGAGATCAAATTTTTCCGGCATTTGATAATCGAGCTGAATCGTCGCGCACTGGTGGCTCCGCCCAATCGCGTCCTTAATGTGAAAATCAATCTTCGGACCATAGAAAGCACCGTCGCCTTCGTTAATTGTGTACGGCATGTTGATCGCCTTCAGCACGCGGCTCAAAGCAGCCTCCGCCTGATCCCACATTTCAATGCTTCCCATGTGGTCTTCAGGGCGGGTAGAAAGCTCAACCGTATACTCGAAACCGAATGTACTGTAAATTTTGCCGATCAGCCTGAAGATATTCTTAATTTCACTTTCAATCTGATCCGGGCGAACGAAAATATGCGCGTCGTCCTGACAGAATGTGCGGACACGAAGCATACCGTTCAGCGCTCCGCTGAGTTCGTGGCGGTGAACCTGACCGAATTCAGCAATGCGTATCGGCAGATCGCGATAGGAATGCAGCGTATCTTTATAGATGAGCATGTGACCCGGGCAGTTCATTGGCTTCAGCGCATAATTAACATCGTCCACTTTTGTGAAGTACATATTTTCATGATAATGATCCCAGTGTCCGGAGTTCTCCCAGAGCCTCTGATTCATCATCAGAGGCGTGCGCACTTCTTCATAATCATCCTGACGCTGCAGCTCGCGTGAGAAATTTTCCAGCTCCGTGCGAATAATCTGTCCGTTCGCCAGATAGAAGGGCATGCCGGGCGCCTCTTCAGAAAACATGAAAAGTTCGAGCTGCTTGCCAAGCTTGCGATGATCTCTTTTCTGTGCCTCCTCGCGGAAATGAATGTAGCTGTCCAGATCCTTCTGGCTGAAAAATGCCGTTCCGTAAATGCGCTGCAGCATTTGATTATCGCTGTTGCCGCGCCAGTATGCACCGGAAATAGTCATCAGTTTGAACGCTTTGATTTTTCCGGTTGACGGCAGGTGCGGGCCGCGGCACAGGTCAAAGTATTCGCCCTGCGAATAGATTGTAATCTTCTCACCTTCCGGGATATCGCGGATCAATTCTATCTTCAGTTCATCCCCTGCCTCTTTAAAGCGGCGGATCGCTTCCTCACGGCTGACTTCTTCACGCCTGATTTCCAGGTTTTCTGAAATGATTTTCTTCATTTCCTTCTCAATTTTCGGCAAATCTTCAGGTGTCAGATTCTGATCCAGATCAATGTCATAGTAGAACCCGTCTTTGATCGCAGGTCCGACGCCCAGCTGAATCTTGCCATAAATTCTGCGGATCGCCTGCGCCATTACATGCGTTGTGGTATGGCGCATGATCTGCAGAACTTCCGGATCATCAGCTTTTAAAATTTCCAGCGTTCCGTCTTCTTCCAGTGGATGCCTCAAATCGATAAACTGACCATTGAATTTTCCGGCAAGCGCCTGTTTCTTCAGCCCTTGGCTGATTGAACCGGCAATATCTTC
This genomic window contains:
- a CDS encoding sensor histidine kinase, whose translation is MIYLWILVPPAAVILAAILYRIISSGISRHIDKRIAGYQNDLLAKHYEEVQNIYMKMRGWRHDYHNHIQVMKAHLAMEQLDELKDYLDMLDHDLQTVDTVIKTGNIRLDAILNSKLSLMAVYRIKVNAKAQVPASLSVNEYDLCSIIGNLLDNAMEGCEKVTQIEDRFIRIYIGVFKGQLYISVTNSAGEMKKIRAGNYLTTKGNGHGFGLKRIDTLVKKYHGYLNRQNEPGVFATEVMLPL
- a CDS encoding ABC transporter ATP-binding protein; the protein is MKAQKTNAKPAYSTFQNVGYVLKNLWHWNKKLFLACVTRVPVLVFLPFLGILMPKLVIDCLTEKVSPWQFAAVIGLATLGIITCNVISQSLDGWIRWNVTSIRTNYIVLMYRKIMDTDYENLESPEGQNKLEKAHQATNSNSKGTEAIVHALILLAANLFGIVLYGGVLAALNPLIIAFLLGTAAVGFLFSRHAQNYEHWHKDDWTPIEKKLDYLIDKCDDFSSGKDLRLYRMTRWFGQRFGSLMAERTLWLQRIALRHYLADGAVGIMALCRDSLAYAYLLYLVLNGRMTVANFTLYFGTIAGFSTWLTGLTDQLSKVQHMSLEICDVRGYLDIKDHFNRGKGTPLPEKEKWPCSITFDHVTFSYPGGDRKILDDVSLHIRAGEKIALVGLNGAGKTTCIKLLCGFYHPTSGRILIDGKDMATFNRDNYYKLFTAVFQDIHILPVSIARNIAPRLNQPIDFDKINRCLQLAGLKEKIDSLPGGLNAMMVKEVNEGAVQFSGGELQKLLLARALYKESPVLILDEPTAALDPIAENELYQRYGTLASGRTSLFISHRLSSTRFCDRIIFLSDGKIAESGTHDELMKQSGKYARLFAIQSHYYQDHVAEKAAGGEAYESISTCICSKK
- a CDS encoding ABC transporter ATP-binding protein, with translation MNQSVHASVVKNKLHILWHSLGLIQRKIPSLLPATVAGALLKSFSPFITIFLTARIIDELFGARSITRLAWYVGVAVSLNLIIFLTQKAMERIKDMGTYQLYYHGFNELDQLILSTDYENVEKPDFHLKKQKIDEACNMSMRGIWQLPELTDLFISNLCAVIFSIVLAFPLFIVSSARSHSFFDSPWLSLLFLGLIILSSAYSVMSNSRFSKVVFKKMDGMMPINRAFSFYCKLMEDHHSGKDVRIYQQQKLIDQAYYHFNQKFLRLFCIDASKMQSRFFGISAAISSLISGFVYLFVGIKALVGLISIGSVVQYVGAISQFTAGFSQLITSAADSWQNLDYIKLYFDFLDTPNPKYNGTLPVEKRTDNDYEIEFRNVSFTYPGAKTYALKNLSLKIKIGQHLAVVGRNGSGKTTAIKLLCRLYDPQEGEILLNGINIQKYDYQEYLSLFSVVFQDFRLFAFSAGQNVAADVNYDRKRAMDCLDEAGVGERIRKMAKGLDTPLYKIDDGGVEISGGEAQKIAIARALYKNAPFVVLDEPTAALDPVAEYDIYSKFQKIVGNKTAIYISHRLSSCRFCDTILVFNKGEMIQHGSHNELIHDEKGQYYALWQAQAQYYKDDKRAFSS
- a CDS encoding GNAT family N-acetyltransferase yields the protein MSDSLFYGSLVRLAARRTDDIDVMVRWYEDAEYLRNVDTDIALPKSKNQLEAEENNESTSIEFRLRTIDKDDLIGFVALHSIEWNNHSGLLAIGIGESQNRNKGYGTDALKIILRYAFHELNLNRVGLDVIEYNTRAIRAYEKAGFRHEGKMRAAVNRDGKFYDRLIMGILRSEWEALNQD
- the rplT gene encoding 50S ribosomal protein L20 → MARVKGGYVTRRRRKRVLKLAKGYFGAKHKLFKVAQQQVFKSLTYAYRDRRQTKRNFRKLWIARINAAARINGLSYSKLIYGLKTAGIEVNRKMLADLAVHDEKAFATLAEKAKAAK
- the rpmI gene encoding 50S ribosomal protein L35; protein product: MPKMKTHKGAAKRFKKTGTGKMKRNHSYTSHMMIHKSQKQKRNLRKSAIATSTLAKKVKKMINA
- the infC gene encoding translation initiation factor IF-3: MIVNEGIRSQQVRLIGQNGEQIGIKTKAEALVMAQNANLDLVMVAPGAKPPVCRIMDYGKFRFEQQKKDREARKNQKVISIKEIRLSPSIEDHDFNTKMRNAKKFLEKGDKVKVSVRFRGRAITHSDLGRQVLEKLAEECAEVSVVEARPKMEGRSMFLVLAPKAEK
- the thrS gene encoding threonine--tRNA ligase; amino-acid sequence: MSAIHITFPDQSVKAFESGVTTEDIAGSISQGLKKQALAGKFNGQFIDLRHPLEEDGTLEILKADDPEVLQIMRHTTTHVMAQAIRRIYGKIQLGVGPAIKDGFYYDIDLDQNLTPEDLPKIEKEMKKIISENLEIRREEVSREEAIRRFKEAGDELKIELIRDIPEGEKITIYSQGEYFDLCRGPHLPSTGKIKAFKLMTISGAYWRGNSDNQMLQRIYGTAFFSQKDLDSYIHFREEAQKRDHRKLGKQLELFMFSEEAPGMPFYLANGQIIRTELENFSRELQRQDDYEEVRTPLMMNQRLWENSGHWDHYHENMYFTKVDDVNYALKPMNCPGHMLIYKDTLHSYRDLPIRIAEFGQVHRHELSGALNGMLRVRTFCQDDAHIFVRPDQIESEIKNIFRLIGKIYSTFGFEYTVELSTRPEDHMGSIEMWDQAEAALSRVLKAINMPYTINEGDGAFYGPKIDFHIKDAIGRSHQCATIQLDYQMPEKFDLTYIDENNAKVRPVVIHRAIYGSLDRFFAILIEHFAGAFPTWLAPVQVELIPVADVHLDYVSKLEHDLKMAGIRVHADRRAEKLNYKIRDAQTHKIPYTLVIGDHEIEDNTLNVRKYGEKETNTVPYEAFKTQILEEIKNRITKKPVVK